A window from Vigna angularis cultivar LongXiaoDou No.4 chromosome 7, ASM1680809v1, whole genome shotgun sequence encodes these proteins:
- the LOC108338214 gene encoding phosphoglycerate mutase-like protein 1 isoform X1, translated as MDSAAGQILYPLHRCKTVHLVRHAQGVHNVAGEKNHDEYMSYDYFDAHLTPLGWNQVENLQKHVKATGLSKTVELVVVSPLLRTMQTAVGVFGGEVYTDGISEQPLMMENVGHSDHLAVSSLNCPPFIAVELCREQIGLHPCDKRRTISEYRNMFPAIDFSLIESEEDILWKPDVREKVEAVSARGLKFLEWLWTRKEKEIAVVTHSSFLFHTLRAFGKDCHPNIKSEIRKHFTNCELRSMVIIDRGMIGSSESTTNFPGKIPRGPDVPSEAAD; from the exons GTTAGACATGCTCAGGGAGTTCATAATGTTGCAGGAGAGAAGAACCATGATGAATACATGTCTTACGATTATTTTGATGCACACCTAACCCCTCTCGGTTGGAACCAG GTTGAAAATCTGCAAAAACATGTGAAGGCAACAGGACTTTCGAAAACTGTCGAACTTGTTGTGGTTTCCCCATTGTTAAG GACCATGCAAACAGCAGTTGGAGTCTTTGGTGGTGAAGTATACACTGATGGGATTAGTGAACAACCTCTTATGATGGAAAATGTCGGACACAGTGATCATCTTGCAGTTTCTAGTCTGAACTGCCCTCCATTTATAGCGGTGGAGCTTTGCCGAGAGCAAATA GGACTTCATCCTTGTGATAAGAGAAGAACCATCAGCGAGTACCGGAATATGTTTCCAGCAATTGATTTTTCACTT ATTGAGAGTGAGGAAGACATTTTGTGGAAACCTGACGTCAGAGAGAAGGTAGAAGCAGTTTCTGCTAGGGGCCTGAAGTTTTTGGAATG GTTGTGGACACGTAAAGAGAAGGAGATAGCAGTTGTTACCCACAGCAGTTTTCTGTTTCATACCCTTCGTGCTTTTGGAAAAGATTGTCATCCGAACATAAAGAGTGAAATACGCAAACA CTTTACTAATTGTGAGCTGCGTTCAATGGTCATCATTGATAGAGG TATGATTGGATCAAGTGAATCAACAACTAACTTTCCTGGCAAGATTCCTCGTGGCCCTGATGTTCCCAGTGAAGCTGCAGACTAA
- the LOC108338214 gene encoding phosphoglycerate mutase-like protein 1 isoform X2, with the protein MDSAAGQILYPLHRCKTVHLVRHAQGVHNVAGEKNHDEYMSYDYFDAHLTPLGWNQVENLQKHVKATGLSKTVELVVVSPLLRTMQTAVGVFGGEVYTDGISEQPLMMENVGHSDHLAVSSLNCPPFIAVELCREQIGLHPCDKRRTISEYRNMFPAIDFSLIESEEDILWKPDVREKVEAVSARGLKFLEWLWTRKEKEIAVVTHSSFLFHTLRAFGKDCHPNIKSEIRKHDWEGIERTELQDMLLFYHLMINCDLKGIKMKSHTFPQ; encoded by the exons GTTAGACATGCTCAGGGAGTTCATAATGTTGCAGGAGAGAAGAACCATGATGAATACATGTCTTACGATTATTTTGATGCACACCTAACCCCTCTCGGTTGGAACCAG GTTGAAAATCTGCAAAAACATGTGAAGGCAACAGGACTTTCGAAAACTGTCGAACTTGTTGTGGTTTCCCCATTGTTAAG GACCATGCAAACAGCAGTTGGAGTCTTTGGTGGTGAAGTATACACTGATGGGATTAGTGAACAACCTCTTATGATGGAAAATGTCGGACACAGTGATCATCTTGCAGTTTCTAGTCTGAACTGCCCTCCATTTATAGCGGTGGAGCTTTGCCGAGAGCAAATA GGACTTCATCCTTGTGATAAGAGAAGAACCATCAGCGAGTACCGGAATATGTTTCCAGCAATTGATTTTTCACTT ATTGAGAGTGAGGAAGACATTTTGTGGAAACCTGACGTCAGAGAGAAGGTAGAAGCAGTTTCTGCTAGGGGCCTGAAGTTTTTGGAATG GTTGTGGACACGTAAAGAGAAGGAGATAGCAGTTGTTACCCACAGCAGTTTTCTGTTTCATACCCTTCGTGCTTTTGGAAAAGATTGTCATCCGAACATAAAGAGTGAAATACGCAAACA TGATTGGGAAGGAATTGAACGTACTGAGTTACAAgatatgttgttgttttatcACCTAATGATCAACTGCGATTTGAAGGGCATTAAAATGAAATCTCATACTTTTCCtcaataa